In Rissa tridactyla isolate bRisTri1 chromosome 2, bRisTri1.patW.cur.20221130, whole genome shotgun sequence, a single window of DNA contains:
- the ASNS gene encoding asparagine synthetase [glutamine-hydrolyzing] produces MCGIWALFGSDECLSVQCLSAMKIAHRGPDAFRFENVNGFINCCFGFHRLAVVDQLYGMQPIRVKKFPYLWLCYNGEIYNFKQLQKQFGFEYQTLVDGEVILHLYNRGGIEQTASMLDGVFAFILLDTANRKVFLARDTYGVRPLFKVLTDDGFLGVCSEAKGLINLKHSTSLCSKVEPFLPGHYEVLDLKPSGKVASVELVKFHSYKDEPLHAACDTVETLPSGFDLETVKSNIRILFENAVRKRLMAHRRIGCLLSGGLDSSLVAAVLLKLMKEINVSYPLQTFAIGMENSPDLLAARKVAAHIGSEHHEVIFNSEEGIQAIEEVIFSLETYDITTVRASIGMYLVSKYIRKKTDSVVIFSGEGSDELTQGYIYFHKAPSPEEAAEESERLLKELYLFDVLRADRTTAAHGLELRVPFLDHRFTTYYLSLPAELRIPKNGIEKYLLRQSFEDSNLLPKEILWRPKEAFSDGIASVKKSWFSILQDYIDQQVDDLLLEKAAEKYPFNPPKTKESYYYRQIFEKHYPGRSNWLPHYWMPRWVKATDPSARTLKHYKSATQE; encoded by the exons ATGTGTGGTATCTGGGCCCTGTTTGGGAGTGATGAATGCCTTTCTGTCCAGTGTCTAAGTGCCATGAAGATAGCACACAGAGGTCCTGATGCGTTTCGTTTTGAGAACGTCAATGGATTCATCAACTGTTGTTTTGGTTTCCACCGCCTTGCAGTTGTTGATCAGTTATATGGCATGCAGCCTATCCGGGTGAAGAAATTCCCGTATCTGTGGCTGTGTTACAATGGAGAAATCTACAATTTCAAACAG ttGCAGAAGCAGTTTGGATTTGAATATCAAACGTTAGTGGATGGTGAAGTTATCCTTCATCTTTACAACAGAGGAGGAATCGAACAGACAGCATCCATGCTAGATGGTGTATTTGCTTTCATCCTTCTGGACACTGCAAACAGAAAAGTGTTTCTGGCGAGAGATACCTATGGAGTCAGACCACTGTTTAAGGTGCTGACTGATGATGGATTTCTGGGTGTCTGTTCTGAGGCAAAAG GACTTATCAACTTAAAGCATTCAACATCCTTATGTTCTAAAGTGGAACCGTTTCTCCCGGGTCATTATGAAGTGTTGGATTTAAAGCCCTCTGGAAAGGTTGCATCAGTGGAACTGGTAAAATTTCATAGCTATAAAGATGAACCACTCCATGCTGCGTGTGATACAGTGGAAACTCTGCCTTCAG GCTTTGATCTTGAAACAGTGAAAAGCAACATCCGTATTCTGTTTGAAAATGCTGTTAGAAAACGTTTGATGGCTCACAGAAGGATTGGTTGTCTTTTGTCGG GGGGCTTAGATTCCAGCTTGGTTGcagctgttcttctgaaattGATGAAAGAAATCAATGTCAGTTATCCATTACAAACCTTTGCAATTGGAATGGAAAACAGTCCCGACTTGCTGGCTGCCAGAAAG GTGGCAGCACATATAGGCAGTGAACATCATGAAGTAATATTTAATTCTGAAGAGGGAATTCAGGCAATAGAGGAGGTTATCTTCTCCTTGGAAACCTATGATATAACAACAGTAAGAGCTTCAattg gtatgTATCTTGTCTCCAAGTATATACGAAAGAAAACAGACAGCGTGGTCATTTTTTCAGGAGAAGGATCAGATGAGCTGACACAaggatatatatattttcataag GCGCCATCCCCCGAAGAAGCTGCAGAAGAGAGCGAGAGGCTTCTGAAGGAGCTTTACCTGTTTGATGTACTTCGTGCAGACAGGACTACTGCAGCACACGG TCTTGAACTGAGAGTCCCATTTTTGGATCATCGGTTTACTACCTATTATTTATCTCTACCAGCAGAACTGCGAATCCCAAAG AATGGAattgaaaaataccttttaagaCAGTCCTTTGAAGATTCCAACTTGCTTCCCAAAGAAATCCTCTGGAGACCCAAAGAAGCTTTCAGTGATGGTATAGCATCAGTAAAGAAATCCTGGTTTTCTATTCTTCAGGACTATATTGATCAACAG GTTGATGACCTTCTGCTGGAAAAGGCAGCGGAGAAATATCCTTTCAATCCTcctaaaacaaaagaaagttatTACTACCGCCAGATCTTTGAAAAGCACTACCCAGGGCGAAGCAACTGGCTGCCCCACTACTGGATGCCAAGATGGGTTAAAGCCACTGATCCTTCTGCTCGCACATTGAAACATTACAAGTCGGCTACCCAAGAATAG